From Pantoea vagans:
TGCCTTTCAGTTTTCCACCGTAGAACATGTTCAGGAACAGCGTCTGCAGGATGTCATCGCGATGGTGGCCCAGCGCAATTTTTGTGCAACCGAGTTCTGTTGCGACACGATAGAGAATGCCACGGCGCAGGCGCGAGCAGAGTGAACAGGTCGTTTTGCCTTCCGGAACCTTATCTTTGACGATAGAGTAGGTATCTTCTTCGACAATCCGGTACTCAACACCCTGCGACTCAAGATATTGCGGCAGGATGTGCTCAGGGAAGCCCGGCTGTTTCTGGTCAAGGTTGACGGCAATCAGACTGAAGTTTACCGGTGCGCTTTTTTGCAGACTGCGCAAAATTTCCAGCATGGTGTAGCTGTCTTTACCGCCCGACAGGCAGACCATGATGCGGTCGCCTTCTTCAATCATATTAAAATCTGCAATGGCTTCGCCGACATTACGACGCAAACGCTTCTGCAGTTTATTCAGGTTGTACTGTTCTTTCTTGTCAACCGTTTGATTATCTTGCATTTTCACCTATCTCAAAAACCAGAAAGCGTAGCTAAAGGGCGTATTAATGCGCGCGCCCAGCCGGTCACTTCACTGTGATGTCACGAATATGCAGCGTATGGTACGGATTGTTGCCACGAATGCCAGCACTGGAGTGAAGTAATCAGCGGATAATCGCCGTAAGAGTCACAGGCCGCTTTCCCGTCAGGGCGATGATTGCCGGAATGCGGTACTGCGAAAGAGCGCGAGCAAAGAGGGCGGGTTTTGCTTCGTCGTGAGCAAACCGGCGGGCTGAGGCGACTCGAAAAGGATTCAGCTGCGCGATGTCAGCTGACGGGCACATCTTTCCACTGACAATCAATTTCATCGCTGTGCGTTGAACAGGACGGCGGTGATGACGGGTAAGCATCAGTCCGCGCATGCTCTCTTTTTACCGCACAAGCTGTGGTCATAAAAATGACAGAGATAATTAAAAAAATTTTCATCAGCACTACCGGATTAATAAAAAACACAGCATGCGCTGCTATAACTCAATCAGGCCTAAATGCATTCCGGGTTGTATCGGTCTGATTTGATGCACATCAAAAGAAATGTTTTCATTAAATTCACAGCGAGTCGGATATTAATCGCTGCTTTCATTTTTCAGGTGATAATCTTAAAAACAGGCTCTGTTGAATGTGCGTTGACCCGTCAGGTTTATAATAATAAATTCAGACGCACTGACGTGTTGTGTATCTCATTAAAAACGATAGTTTTATAATTCCTGTGGCGCGCACTAAAAAAATGACTTTCCAGTGAAATCAGGTGATGTTCATGACATCCGATAAGCCGACGGCGTAAGAGCGGGCGTTTACATTTATGCTTATATGCAACACAGAGTCTCTTACATTGACCTGTCGGTTCGCACATTTCGTCAATACAGACTGCCTGTGAAGCCGTTTAATATCGGGCTATCAATGTGAAAAAAATGAATCAATATTTAATGTCTATGAGGCATCCGGATAAAAATCGCAAAATAAAAAAGTACGGCATCAGATTTATTATGACGCTGATTCTTTTTTTACTTTGCTATGTTGCGGTTATGTATTGCGGCGTTATGCTGCTGGTCAACCGGCATGGCTTACTCCATTTTATGCTGCACTGAATTCAGCCGCAGGCCTTAAAAATCCAGCGATAAGCATGATGTAAAAAATGCCTGAGTACTTCCAGAATATCTTCCGCACCTTCTCCAGCAAGACATTGTCCGGTCTCCAGCGCATTATTAACCGAGTTCCGATGATCCAGGATCATCATGATCGTCACAGCGCCCGCGCCCGCAATCAGCGTAAAAATCAGCACCATTAATGCAGGCTGGTAATTTTTTCGCGCAGCAGCAGGCAGGGTATCTTGAGAATGGTCAGAGTTTTGGCGCATTGGTCCCCGGGGAAAATTATTACAATGATAAACAATAACGGATTATGCCATTAATTACCGGCTCGCTCTATGTCTCAGGTCAGGCTGTAAGCTTCTTTGGTTTGCGGGCAGATGGATTCGGATGGGGGAGTGCAGAAGGCGCTGGCTGCTACTAACTGCCTTCTGCGATGTACGGATGCCTGCAGGAAGACATCTGGTCTGAGCCCTGTTTCCGGCGGGATTACATCATTTCCAGCGACTGAACACCCTTGATCTCCATGACCTTGTCATAGAGGTGCGCATCGTTTGATTTTCGTGAAAGCGTCACCTGAACACTCAGTTCGCACAGACCGCTCTCTTCATCACGATTAATCACCGTCACATTGCCGTAGCGAATGCCTTCGCGCTGCATCACCAGCAGCACCAGCGGCACGCTTTTAGGCTTAAGGAAAACCAGCAGCGTATGGTGTTTGCCGATTAAAACATGGCTCAGGCGGCGGAACACCTCCAGCACCACCAGCGCCAGCACCGTGCCATAGATGCCGATCTCATACATGCCGCTGCCGATTACCAGACCAATCGCTGCCGTCACCCACAGGCCCGCCGCGGTGGTTAAACCCTTCACCACCTGCTTCTGGATCATAATGGTGCCCGCGCCAAGAAAGCCCATTCCGCTGACCACCTGAGCGGCAATACGGCTGGGGTCCAGTGCCACGTGGTCGCTACTGAGCATGTCGGCGAAGCCATATTTCGACACCAGCATGAACATGGCACTGCCGATACCGACCAGAATATGGGTACGCAGCCCCGCTTCCTTGGCTCGCATCTGACGCTCCAGGCCAATCAGGCCGCCGAGAATGCCCGCCAGCGCGATGCGAATTAACATATCCATTAGCATGGCTTTACTCCGAATTAAAAAGTGCCGGAAAAGGGTGGCAGGTCAGCGATAACAGGTAAACAGGATAATTCTGCTTGCAAATGACGCCGGAGAATTTTGTAAAAAGCTGTTTCACCTCTCGACCCCTTGTGCCGCCTGACATATGCTGAGCCAGCCTATTACACCCATTCCCGGAGTCCGACTGATGAAAGCAGCCACCTTTTTGCTGGCCGGTGCCGCGCTATTACTCTCTGCCTGCAGCAGCAACAGTGATGATAACGAGCCACCACAACAAGCCACCGCCGCCCATATCCAGCCACGGGTGGTGATGTCTTCCCTGGCAGAAAGCACCTGTTCAAATGCGGGCGGAACGCTGGCGTTTTCACATCAGCTGGATGGATCGCGCGTGGGAATGTGTCAGTTAGTGAATGGCCGTCGCTGTGATGAGCAGGCGTTAATTGGCGGAAATTGCGCGCGCTGATGAACAGGCCGGATTGCTCCGGCCCGCATAGCTATACAGAGAATAATCAGGCAGAGAGTCGGTTCGGACACTCCTCACCACGGTCGAGCTGGCTGAGATTACTGAGCGTCGTTTCAGAAATGGCAGTCAGCGCTTCGGCGGTTAAAAACGCCTGATGGCCGGTGAACAACACGTTATGGCACGCTGACAGACGACGGAACACATCGTCCTGAATCACATCATTCGACTTATCTTCAAAGAACAGGTCGCGTTCATTCTCATAAACATCCATGCCGAGCGCGCCGATCTTCTGCTGTTTCAGCGCGTCAATCGCCGCCTGTGAATCAATCAGACCACCGCGACTGGTGTTAATAATCATCACGCCATCACGCATCTGTTTAAACGCGTCAGCGTTGAGCAGATGATGATTCTCCGGCGTCAGCGGGCAGTGCAGCGTAATGACGTGGGATTCAGCAAACAGCGTCTTCAGATCGACATATTCCGCGCCCAGTTCCAGTGCCTGCTCGCTTGGGTAAGGGTCAAATGCCAGCAGCCGCATACCAAATCCTTTCAGAATGCGCATCGTCGCAATCCCGATTTTACCGGTGCCGATTACGCCCGCAGTTTTGTTGTGCATGTTAAAACCGGTCAGGCCATCGAGCGAAAAGTTTGCATCACGGGTACGCTGATATGCACGATGAATACGTCGGTTCAGGGTCATCATCAGGCCGATTGCGTGTTCAGCCACCGCTTCCGGTGAGTAGGCCGGAACCCGGACGACTTCCAGACCCAGCTCTTTCGCGGCAGCCAGGTCGACATTATTGAAACCGGCACAGCGCAGCGCGATATATTTCACACCCAAACCGGCCAGCTCTTCCAGCACCGGGCGACTCCCGTCATCATTGACAAAGATGCAGACGGCATCGCAGTCCACAGCCGTTTTCGCCGTGCTTTCAGAGAGTAAAAAGTCAAAAAACACCAGTTCAAAACCGAACTGCTGATTAACCTGCTCAAGGTATTTCTGATCGTAATGTTTGGTGCTGTAAACCGCGATCTTCATCGTTATGCTCCTGCAGAGTGATAAACCAAGGATAACGTTTTCTGACTGACTTTGCTGAAACAGCTGATTTGCGCCAGGCACAGGCCTTCACCTCTGGCAGATTACATGCCATCATTCCTGTCAGGATACTGTAAGGAAAAGGATTATGGCTTTTATGCCACGGATTTTCCGGCGACGGCTGGCGGCTATTCTGGCGCTGATTCTGCTGCTGCTCGGCCTGATGTTGACTGTCACGCAATGGCTGCCACGGCTGGCCGGCATCTGGCTGCCTGACGGGACGCGCATTGCGCTGTCAGGCGCGCCGCGCTGGCGGAACGGTGGACTGTGGTTGCCTCAGATTCGTTATCTCGCCGGTGATTGCTCGCTGGCCACCGTAAAGGCGGTGTCACTGGGCTGGCATCATTCGCGCTGGAAACTCAATGCGGAAGCGCTGACGCTGGATAGTGACTGCCTGCAAAAATTACCGGCCAGTAACAGTACGGCTGCGCCCAAAACGCTGGCCGAATGGCAGGCAATGCTGCCTGGCGCCGACGTTCATCTGGGCAAACTCATTGTCTTGCCCTGGCAGACCTATGCGGGCGCGCTGGATCTCACGCTGGAAAAAGATCGCCAGCAACTCAATTACCACGGCGATAATCTGCAGCTGGCGGCCACGCTGACCGGTCAGCAGCTCGCTATCCGTGACCTGACGCTCACCCATCCTGCACTGCCTGAACCCGTCACGCTGAGTGGTCATCTGACGTTGCCCACCTTCGCCACTGATCTGCCGGTAAACGGTGAGATGGCCGGGCAACTGGCGCTGGACGCGCTGCCACACCCGCTGCAGCTGTCGCTCAACTGGCAGCAGCAGCAGGGCGAGCTGCGGGTGGCAATGGCGGAAGAGAGCAGGCCGCTTCTCCGGTTACCGTGGCAGATCAGCCACGATCAGATTCGGATTGAAAAGGGCGAATACTTCTGGCCACTGGCGGACCAGCCCTTGTCTGGGTTTGTTAACCTGACGCTGGATAACTGGCAGTCGGGCCTTGAAGGCAGCCAGATTACGGGTCGCGTTAACCTGCTGACGCAGGGACGCGGCGGCAAGGGCAACGTGGTGCTGGGCGTCGGTCCCGGTAACCTCAGTCTGACCAACAGCAACCTGCCGTTTCAGCTGACCGGTGAAAGCAAACTGGCCGATCTGCAACTTTACGGCTCGATTCCGGGTGTGCTTAGTGGTTCGCTGCTCGATCCTCAACTGGTGCTGCAACCTAAATCGCTGCTGCGTCTGCGTGGCCGGCTGCTGTCAACGCTGGAAGTGGACGAGGCGCGCTGGCCGCTGGCGGGTGTGCGTCTCTCCTCACAGGGCATAGATGGTCGCCTGCAGGCGATTCTAAACGCACACGATGCCAGTTTTGGCCGCTTCCGGCTGCATCTCGATGGACGCGCCACAGATTTCTGGCCCGATAAGGGTGAATGGAACTGGCGCTACTGGGGCGGAGGCGAGATGCTGCCGCTGCAGGCTCGCTGGGATGTTAAAGGAACCGGCGGCTGGCATGACACACTGATCCAGCTTGATACTCTTTCTGCCGGCTTTAATCAGCTGGCCTACGGCAGCGTCAACATAGCAAAACCGCGTCTGACGCTGACTGAGCCGGTAAACTGGCAGCGTGATGCGGCACATCCTTCCTTTAATGGCCATTTCAGACTGCAGGCGGGACCGACCCGCTTCACTTATGGCGGCCGTCTGGCTGACTCAGTTCTCGACTTTGAAGCTAAAGGCCGGGATCCCGGCTATTTCCTCTGGCGGGGCGAGTTAAAAGCGGGCAAGGTTGGCCCGCTGCGGGTGAATGGTCGCTGGGATGGCGAACGATTACGCGGCCAGGCCTGGTGGCCGGCTCAGTCGCTGACGGTATTTCAGCCGCTGATCAGCCCCGACATGAAAATGCAGATTCAGGGCGGCAGTCTGCAGGCACAGGTCGCTTTTTCCGCCGCCAGCGATCAGGGCTTCCAGGCCGGGGGCCACTGGACGGTTAAGCAGGGCAGCGTCTGGACGCCGGACAGCCAGGTAAACGGTATCGACTTCTCGCTGCCGTTCAGATTCCACGAGCAGCAGTGGCAGTTTGGTCAGCATGGCCCGGTTTCACTACGCATTGCCGAGGTGAAGAACCAGTTTGCGATGCAGAATATTCGTGCCGACCTGCAGGGTAACTGGCCATGGTCTGAACAGGCGCCGCTGACGCTGCAGGATGTCAGCCTTGACCTGCTGGGCGGACAAATCACGCTGCCCTCCCTGCGTATGCCGCAGCATGAACCCGCACGGGTGTCGCTGCGTCAAATCAGCCTCAGCGAGCTGGTGACGGCACTGAAGCCGAAACAGTTCGCCATGTCGGGCAAGGTTAACGGCGAGCTGCCGCTGTGGCTCAATAATCCGCGCTGGCTGGTGGAGAAGGGATGGATTGCCAACAGCGGCCCGCTGACCTTCCGGCTGGATAAAGATATGGCGGATGCCATTACCCGCAACAACGTAGCGACCGGCGCGGCGCTGGACTGGTTACGCTATATGGAGGTTTCCCGCAGCTGGGCCACGATTAATCTGGATAACCTCGGCGACCTTACTATGGAAGCACAGGTGCAGGGCGTCAGCCAGTTCAGTAACCGTCGGCAGACGGTCAATCTTAACTATCATCATCAGGAAAACCTGTTTCAGCTCTGGCGCAGCCTGCGCTTCGGCGATAATTTGCAATCCTGGTTAGAGCAACATGCGACTTTGCCATCGAACAAGGACACTTCACCATGAGCCTGAGGCCACTACTGGTTCTGGCAGCCGGACTGCTGAGCATTGGCTGCGTGCCGCGCATCGAAGTCACGGCACCCAAAGATCCCATCACCATTAATATGAACGTAAGAATCGAGCATGAGATTCACATCAAAGTCGACAAGGATGTGGAAGCGTTACTGAAAAACCAGAGCGGTCTGTTCTGAGGAGAGCAACGATGAAACGCATAAGTGCGGCGCTGTTACTCGCCCTGGCGATGGCGCAGCCTGCCTGGGCACTGACGCTCGATGAAGCGCGGCAGGCGGGTCTGGCAGGCGAAACGCTCTCAGGCTATCTGGCGGCACGCTCACAGGACAGTGAAACGCTGGCGCTGGTGCAGCGGATTAATGCCGGACGTAAGCAGGAGTATCAGCGGCTGGCAGAGCAGAATAATCTCTCCACGGCTGATATCGCCAGTATCGCCGGACAGAAGCTGGTGAGCCGTGCGGCAGCGGGGGAATATGTGCGCGGCATTAACGGTCAGTGGCTGAAAAAGGAAACAGGCAGCGGCCAGTGACAGGCGAAAAAAAACCGGGCGCATGGCCCGGTTTTCAGCGTCATCCTGAGATGACGGAGACTTATGCGGTCACGATCTGCTTAATTGTGTCTTTTGCTTCAGCGGTCGCTTTGCTGGCCACTTCCGGACCGTACGCGATGCCTTCTGCAAACACGAACTCAACGTCAGTGATGCCGATGAAGCCCAGGAACAGCTTGACGTAAGGGGTCAGCAGGTCAGTTGGGGTATCTTTGTGAATGCCGCCACGGCTGGAGATCACCACGGCCTTTTTGCCTTTAACCAGACCTTCCGGGCCTGCTTCGGTGTAGCGGAACGTCACGCCAGCACGGGCAATCAGGTCGAAGTAGTTTTTAAGCTGAGTTGGAATGTTGAAGTTGTACATTGGCGCGGCAATCACCACTTCATCATGAGCCTGCAGTTCTGCAATCAGTTCATCGGACAGATCCAGTGCTTCCTGCTGACGGGGTGACAGCGGCGTTTCGGATGGGCGCATTGCACCGACTAACTCACCATCCAGAACCGGAATCGGGTTAGCGGCCAGATCACGTATAGTGACGTCTTTACCCTGTGCTTTTGCCTGTTCGATGTAGAAGTCAGCGAGCTGGCTTGACTGTGAGTAGCCTGCAAGGATGCTTGATTTCAGAACTAAAACTTTGCTCATGGTGGTTTCCTGTCTGTTACGCGGAAGACTTTCCGCTCAATGGTTTACACTCTACGGTTATCGATGGCGCGGTGAAAGCGCAATATTTCGAGACCCATGTTCGAATTTATTGAATAAGCGTAACCGGGGCCAGCCGCCGGAACGGTTCAGAATGTGCTATGATGCGCACAATTATTTTTATTGAATCAGCTGGTTATCCCGGCTTGCAGGGCGCTGCTTCAGGCAGCGACACCGTCTGAGTAAGGTACGTCACTATTATGTCATCTCCCGATACTTCCCCACTGGCAGCGCTCTGGCCACGGCTCGACGGTGTCATGCTGCGCGATCGCCAGCGTCTGCAGCGCCGCTTGCAGGGTGCCAGAAAAGCTAAAAATCCCGAGGCACAGCAGGGCATTGCCCGCGAGCTGGAGCAGGAATTTATTGCTGCTGAACAGCGCGTAGCCCAGCGCCGCGCGGCAACGCCAGCCATAACCTTCCCGGACAATCTGCCGGTCAGTCAGAAGCAGCAGGATATTGCGGCGGCGATTCGCGACAATCAGGTGGTGATTGTTGCGGGTGAAACCGGTTCAGGTAAAACCACGCAGCTGCCGAAAATCTGCCTGGCATTGGGACGCGGAATCACGGGTCTGATTGGTCATACGCAGCCGCGTCGTCTGGCTGCGCGCACTGTGGCGAATCGCATTGCTGATGAGCTGAGTACCTCACTGGGCGGCTGTGTCGGCTATAAGGTGCGGTTTAACGACCAGGTCAGTGACCTGACGCAGATTAAACTGATGACCGACGGGATCCTGCTGGCGGAGATCCAGCAGGATCGCCTGCTGATGCAATATGACACCATCATCATTGATGAGGCGCACGAGCGCAGCCTGAATATCGATTTCCTGCTCGGTTATCTGCGTGAGCTGCTGCCGCGCCGTCCCGATCTGAAAGTGATTATTACCTCGGCGACCATC
This genomic window contains:
- the ttcA gene encoding tRNA 2-thiocytidine(32) synthetase TtcA, encoding MQDNQTVDKKEQYNLNKLQKRLRRNVGEAIADFNMIEEGDRIMVCLSGGKDSYTMLEILRSLQKSAPVNFSLIAVNLDQKQPGFPEHILPQYLESQGVEYRIVEEDTYSIVKDKVPEGKTTCSLCSRLRRGILYRVATELGCTKIALGHHRDDILQTLFLNMFYGGKLKGMPPKLMSDDGKQIVIRPLAYCREKDIIRFSEARQFPIIPCNLCGSQPNLQRQVVADMLRDWDKRYPGRIETMFSAMQNVVPSHLADINLFDFKGIKHGDAVVDGGDLAFDRETLPAQPVGWRVDEDDVPDISARLDVLQIK
- a CDS encoding MgtC/SapB family protein, translated to MLMDMLIRIALAGILGGLIGLERQMRAKEAGLRTHILVGIGSAMFMLVSKYGFADMLSSDHVALDPSRIAAQVVSGMGFLGAGTIMIQKQVVKGLTTAAGLWVTAAIGLVIGSGMYEIGIYGTVLALVVLEVFRRLSHVLIGKHHTLLVFLKPKSVPLVLLVMQREGIRYGNVTVINRDEESGLCELSVQVTLSRKSNDAHLYDKVMEIKGVQSLEMM
- a CDS encoding DUF333 domain-containing protein, which translates into the protein MKAATFLLAGAALLLSACSSNSDDNEPPQQATAAHIQPRVVMSSLAESTCSNAGGTLAFSHQLDGSRVGMCQLVNGRRCDEQALIGGNCAR
- a CDS encoding 2-hydroxyacid dehydrogenase; protein product: MKIAVYSTKHYDQKYLEQVNQQFGFELVFFDFLLSESTAKTAVDCDAVCIFVNDDGSRPVLEELAGLGVKYIALRCAGFNNVDLAAAKELGLEVVRVPAYSPEAVAEHAIGLMMTLNRRIHRAYQRTRDANFSLDGLTGFNMHNKTAGVIGTGKIGIATMRILKGFGMRLLAFDPYPSEQALELGAEYVDLKTLFAESHVITLHCPLTPENHHLLNADAFKQMRDGVMIINTSRGGLIDSQAAIDALKQQKIGALGMDVYENERDLFFEDKSNDVIQDDVFRRLSACHNVLFTGHQAFLTAEALTAISETTLSNLSQLDRGEECPNRLSA
- a CDS encoding YdbH family protein; this encodes MAFMPRIFRRRLAAILALILLLLGLMLTVTQWLPRLAGIWLPDGTRIALSGAPRWRNGGLWLPQIRYLAGDCSLATVKAVSLGWHHSRWKLNAEALTLDSDCLQKLPASNSTAAPKTLAEWQAMLPGADVHLGKLIVLPWQTYAGALDLTLEKDRQQLNYHGDNLQLAATLTGQQLAIRDLTLTHPALPEPVTLSGHLTLPTFATDLPVNGEMAGQLALDALPHPLQLSLNWQQQQGELRVAMAEESRPLLRLPWQISHDQIRIEKGEYFWPLADQPLSGFVNLTLDNWQSGLEGSQITGRVNLLTQGRGGKGNVVLGVGPGNLSLTNSNLPFQLTGESKLADLQLYGSIPGVLSGSLLDPQLVLQPKSLLRLRGRLLSTLEVDEARWPLAGVRLSSQGIDGRLQAILNAHDASFGRFRLHLDGRATDFWPDKGEWNWRYWGGGEMLPLQARWDVKGTGGWHDTLIQLDTLSAGFNQLAYGSVNIAKPRLTLTEPVNWQRDAAHPSFNGHFRLQAGPTRFTYGGRLADSVLDFEAKGRDPGYFLWRGELKAGKVGPLRVNGRWDGERLRGQAWWPAQSLTVFQPLISPDMKMQIQGGSLQAQVAFSAASDQGFQAGGHWTVKQGSVWTPDSQVNGIDFSLPFRFHEQQWQFGQHGPVSLRIAEVKNQFAMQNIRADLQGNWPWSEQAPLTLQDVSLDLLGGQITLPSLRMPQHEPARVSLRQISLSELVTALKPKQFAMSGKVNGELPLWLNNPRWLVEKGWIANSGPLTFRLDKDMADAITRNNVATGAALDWLRYMEVSRSWATINLDNLGDLTMEAQVQGVSQFSNRRQTVNLNYHHQENLFQLWRSLRFGDNLQSWLEQHATLPSNKDTSP
- a CDS encoding YnbE family lipoprotein encodes the protein MSLRPLLVLAAGLLSIGCVPRIEVTAPKDPITINMNVRIEHEIHIKVDKDVEALLKNQSGLF
- a CDS encoding YdbL family protein, whose protein sequence is MKRISAALLLALAMAQPAWALTLDEARQAGLAGETLSGYLAARSQDSETLALVQRINAGRKQEYQRLAEQNNLSTADIASIAGQKLVSRAAAGEYVRGINGQWLKKETGSGQ
- a CDS encoding FMN-dependent NADH-azoreductase; amino-acid sequence: MSKVLVLKSSILAGYSQSSQLADFYIEQAKAQGKDVTIRDLAANPIPVLDGELVGAMRPSETPLSPRQQEALDLSDELIAELQAHDEVVIAAPMYNFNIPTQLKNYFDLIARAGVTFRYTEAGPEGLVKGKKAVVISSRGGIHKDTPTDLLTPYVKLFLGFIGITDVEFVFAEGIAYGPEVASKATAEAKDTIKQIVTA